A DNA window from Daucus carota subsp. sativus chromosome 3, DH1 v3.0, whole genome shotgun sequence contains the following coding sequences:
- the LOC108212532 gene encoding uncharacterized protein LOC108212532, with protein MASNNFSLSIPTFKGDHYNSWAIKMKSYLKAMSLWETIESDVELTILPQNPTAAQIKKRDEEAAREAKALSCIHSAVSDGIFTSIMTCESPKEAWSTLKEEFEGNAKTKLMQVLNLKREFEMQRMKRNETIKEYVSKLMSIVNQIRLFGESFASERVVDKILVSVPEKYESKISSLEDSKDLSKITLVELVNALSAVDQRRLMREEENGGKTEGLLLAKSSFSKATSNKVQCNYCHKIGHEEKDCWNKGKPQCFKCKRYGHLAKNCRFQGDEEIMAQLMEAEPLL; from the coding sequence ATGGCGTCAAATAATTTTTCCCTTTCGATACCTACATTCAAAGGAGATCACTATAATTCATGGGCTATCAAAATGAAATCATATTTGAAAGCTATGAGTCTGTGGGAAACAATTGAAAGTGATGTTGAATTAACCATTCTTCCACAAAATCCAACCGCAGCTCAAATCAAAAAACGTGACGAGGAAGCAGCAAGAGAAGCAAAAGCACTCTCATGTATTCATTCGGCGGTGTCGGATGGAATCTTTACAAGTATCATGACTTGTGAGTCACCAAAAGAGGCATGGAGCACGTTAAAGGAAGAGTTTGAAGGAAATGCTAAAACAAAGTTGATGCAAGTTTTGAATCTCAAACGAGAATTCGAGATGCAGCGGATGAAGAGGAACGAAACTATTAAGGAATATGTGAGTAAGCTTATGAgcattgttaatcaaataaggTTGTTTGGTGAATCATTTGCCAGCGAGAGGGTTGTTGATAAAATTCTGGTGAGTGTTCCTGAAAAATATGAGTCTAAAATATCTTCACTTGAAGATTCCAAAGACCTATCCAAAATAACTCTAGTGGAATTAGTCAATGCTCTCAGTGCCGTAGATCAAAGGAGATTAATGAGGGAGGAAGAAAATGGAGGAAAAACTGAAGGACTCCTATTAGCGAAAAGTTCCTTTTCAAAAGCCACAAGTAACAAAGTTCAATGCAACTACTGTCATAAGATTGGTCACGAAGAAAAGGACTGCTGGAACAAAGGAAAGCCACAATGCTTCAAATGCAAGAGATATGGACACTTGGCAAAGAATTGTAGATTTCAAGGTGATGAAGAAATCATGGCACAACTGATGGAGGCAGAACCTCTGCTTTAG
- the LOC108213129 gene encoding patatin-like protein 1, with amino-acid sequence MRTSFLILLLLLSLATTLDCAEKPCGKTKAKGKFVTVLSIDGGGIRGIIPGTVLAFLESKLQELDGPNARVADYFDVISGTSTGGLVTAMLTAPDKDNKPLFAAKDINRFYFEHGPKIFPQDSASAVGPKYDGKYLRLIIRKLLGKMTLRQTLTDVIIPTFDIKLLQPILFSTTDAKVKSSKNALLADICIATSAAPTILPPHYFETKYENGKTRRFNLIDGGVAANNPTQVAITHVSNEILKGNFKFIDIKPMDTEKLLVLSLGTGTAKQEQRYDINTASQWSALDWVFSKGATPLIDVYSASNTDMVDIQVLSLFQALGAEKNYLRIQDDSLVGNTSSVDMATPSNMAALANVGRKLLTKSVTRVNIDTGSFEPVVGEGTNSRALTRFAKLLSDERKVRLAK; translated from the exons ATGAGGACAAGTTTTCTGATTCTTTTATTGCTACTTTCCTTAGCAACTACACTTGATTGTGCAGAAAAACCATGTGGGAAAACTAAGGCAAAGGGAAAGTTTGTGACAGTGTTGAGCATTGATGGAGGTGGCATTAGAGGTATCATCCCTGGAACCGTTCTCGCCTTTCTCGAGTCCAAGCTTCAG GAACTGGATGGACCGAATGCAAGAGTTGCAGACTACTTTGATGTGATATCTGGAACGAGCACGGGCGGTCTGGTGACTGCAATGCTCACAGCTCCTGATAAAGATAACAAGCCTCTCTTTGCTGCCAAAGATATTAACAGATTTTATTTTGAGCATGGACCCAAAATTTTCCCACAGGACAG TGCTTCCGCTGTTGGACCAAAGTACGATGGAAAGTACTTGAGATTGATAATCAGGAAATTATTAGGCAAAATGACCTTGCGCCAGACTCTTACAGATGTGATCATACCAACTTTTGACATCAAACTCCTTCAACCAATATTGTTTTCTACAACCGAT GCGAAAGTAAAATCTTCGAAGAATGCATTACTAGCAGATATTTGCATAGCCACATCTGCAGCCCCCACAATTTTACCACCACACTACTTTGAGACTAAATATGAAAATGGAAAGACTCGCAGATTCAATCTAATCGATGGTGGAGTTGCTGCAAACAATCCT ACTCAGGTGGCGATAACACATGTTTCGAATGAAATCTTGAAAGGGAACTTTAAGTTTATTGATATCAAGCCAATGGACACTGaaaaattattagtattatCACTTGGCACTGGTACAGCCAAACAAGAACAGAGGTACGATATAAACACAGCGTCTCAATGGAGTGCATTAGATTGGGTATTTAGCAAGGGTGCCACACCTTTGATCGACGTTTATAGTGCTTCAAACACGGATATGGTTGACATTCAAGTTTTATCACTATTTCAAGCTCTTGGagctgaaaaaaattatttacgtATTCAAGATGATAGTCTCGTAGGGAACACATCATCGGTTGATATGGCAACTCCCAGTAATATGGCGGCGCTAGCTAATGTAGGAAGAAAATTATTGACCAAGTCAGTAACCAGAGTGAATATTGATACAGGATCATTTGAGCCAGTAGTGGGAGAAGGGACCAATTCTCGTGCTCTAACTCGCTTTGCAAAGCTACTTTCTGATGAAAGAAAGGTCCGGCTAGCTAAGTAG